In Sphingobacterium sp. PCS056, the following proteins share a genomic window:
- a CDS encoding GLPGLI family protein, with protein sequence MRKYIVVLLLLVCFMASASAQYAFFPSSGTITYERKFHLQNYLKRNFLNKPDLGTWDKISIEQAVKSGPVEMITHHSLKFFDEETLFETIQEEYPANYRNVSWYSPFISDSKTYINVKENSFLKLLPFGDEELLMKDSLPTVKWKYTDEYRNIAGYDCRRANGIIQDSIYVVAFFANQIPVPTGPELIHGLPGMILGVSIPSMNINMFATKVELNNTPVSKVLTKKKKVVAEPKAAVIAKLKTSVYDWLGEKEFNKKLNAILF encoded by the coding sequence ATGAGAAAATATATTGTAGTATTGCTGTTATTAGTCTGTTTTATGGCAAGTGCCTCTGCACAGTATGCCTTTTTCCCGAGCAGTGGAACGATTACATATGAGCGGAAATTTCACTTACAAAACTACCTGAAGCGCAATTTTTTAAATAAGCCAGATTTGGGTACCTGGGATAAGATCAGTATAGAGCAGGCGGTCAAATCGGGACCTGTAGAGATGATTACGCACCATAGCTTGAAGTTCTTCGATGAAGAAACTCTTTTTGAAACGATACAAGAAGAGTATCCTGCCAATTATCGCAATGTGTCTTGGTATAGTCCATTTATTAGTGACTCGAAAACCTACATCAACGTTAAGGAAAACAGTTTCCTCAAGTTGTTGCCTTTCGGTGATGAAGAGTTATTAATGAAAGATTCATTGCCCACAGTGAAGTGGAAATATACGGATGAGTATCGTAATATTGCAGGATATGATTGTCGCCGGGCAAACGGAATTATTCAAGATTCCATCTATGTCGTTGCATTCTTCGCTAATCAGATCCCTGTTCCTACAGGACCAGAACTTATCCATGGTCTACCAGGTATGATATTAGGAGTTTCTATACCTAGTATGAATATCAATATGTTTGCCACCAAGGTAGAGCTCAACAATACTCCAGTATCCAAGGTGCTGACCAAGAAAAAGAAAGTGGTAGCAGAGCCGAAAGCAGCAGTGATTGCCAAATTAAAAACTTCCGTTTACGATTGGCTTGGTGAAAAAGAGTTTAATAAAAAGCTGAATGCCATTTTATTTTAA
- the metG gene encoding methionine--tRNA ligase, translating to MSNISKKRYTITSALPYANGPLHIGHLAGAYIPGDIFVRYLRLNDKDVVYVCGSDEHGAAITIRAKKEGITPQEIIDKYNTQIKESFEEFGISFDIYHRTSEPIHHALSQEFFLNLYEKGEFIEKFSEQYYDEDFNQFLADRYIVGTCPNCKSEGAYGDQCEKCGTSLSPTDLINPISTLSGKTPVLRKTKHWYLPLDKYQPWLEKWLIEGKKDVLKSNVFGQCQSWLKSGLQPRSMTRDLDWGVDVPLKEAAGKKLYVWLDAPIGYISATKQWAIDNGKNWENYWKKQENPEDDSCLIHFIGKDNIVFHCIIFPAILHAHGEYILPDNVPANEFLNLEGDKLSTSRNHAVWLHEYLEEFPGKQDELRYVLTSILPETSDSEFTWKDFQARVNNELVAIFGNFVNRVMVLSHKYFDGKVLSGSPLNEVDQNVFAELAKFPDAITGSIQQYRFREALAQFMNVARLGNKYLADEEPWKVIKTDEERVKTVLNVATQIVANLAVLAQPFLPKTATKLFEMLDFSQVNWADAGRADLIADGHQLSEVQLLFEKITDEQVEFQLNKLAEAKIANAAANVKTEPAKANIAFEDFTKLDIRVGTILEAEKVAKTKKLLKIKIDTGIDQRTVVSGIAEFFAPEDIIGKQVSILVNLEPRDIKGITSQGMILMAEDADGRLDFVNPTTAIKPGSTIR from the coding sequence TTGAGTAATATATCCAAAAAACGTTACACCATTACATCTGCATTGCCTTATGCTAATGGTCCTTTGCATATTGGCCATTTGGCCGGCGCATATATCCCTGGCGACATTTTCGTGCGTTATTTGCGCCTAAACGATAAAGACGTCGTCTATGTCTGTGGTTCTGATGAACATGGAGCTGCCATTACCATACGTGCAAAAAAAGAAGGTATCACACCACAAGAAATCATTGATAAATACAATACTCAGATCAAAGAAAGCTTTGAAGAATTTGGTATTTCGTTCGATATCTATCACCGCACTTCCGAGCCTATCCACCATGCGTTGTCTCAAGAGTTCTTTTTGAATTTATATGAAAAAGGGGAATTCATCGAGAAGTTCTCAGAGCAATATTATGATGAAGATTTTAATCAATTTTTAGCAGATCGCTATATCGTAGGGACATGTCCAAACTGTAAGTCCGAAGGAGCATATGGGGATCAGTGCGAGAAGTGTGGTACTTCATTAAGTCCGACAGATTTGATAAACCCAATATCGACTTTGAGTGGAAAAACTCCAGTATTAAGAAAAACGAAGCACTGGTACTTACCATTGGATAAATACCAACCTTGGTTAGAGAAATGGTTGATCGAAGGTAAAAAAGATGTTTTAAAATCAAATGTTTTTGGACAGTGTCAATCTTGGTTGAAATCAGGATTACAACCCCGTTCTATGACACGTGACTTGGACTGGGGAGTAGATGTTCCACTGAAAGAAGCGGCGGGCAAAAAACTATATGTATGGTTAGATGCTCCTATTGGCTACATCTCAGCGACAAAACAATGGGCTATAGACAACGGTAAAAACTGGGAAAACTATTGGAAAAAACAAGAAAATCCAGAAGATGACTCTTGCTTGATCCATTTTATTGGAAAAGACAATATCGTATTCCACTGTATTATCTTTCCTGCGATCTTACATGCTCATGGGGAGTATATTCTCCCAGACAATGTACCAGCAAACGAATTCTTAAATCTGGAAGGTGATAAATTATCGACTTCTCGTAATCACGCGGTATGGCTGCACGAGTATTTAGAAGAATTTCCTGGAAAACAAGATGAATTACGCTATGTATTGACTTCTATTCTTCCAGAGACATCTGATAGTGAATTTACATGGAAAGATTTCCAAGCGCGGGTGAACAATGAACTGGTTGCCATCTTTGGTAACTTTGTCAACCGTGTCATGGTGCTATCGCATAAATATTTTGACGGAAAAGTATTAAGTGGATCTCCTTTAAATGAAGTAGATCAAAATGTTTTTGCTGAATTGGCAAAGTTCCCAGATGCGATCACAGGTTCAATCCAACAATATCGTTTCCGTGAAGCATTAGCACAATTTATGAATGTGGCTCGACTAGGAAATAAATATCTGGCAGATGAGGAACCGTGGAAAGTCATCAAAACTGATGAAGAGCGTGTAAAAACAGTTTTAAATGTAGCGACTCAGATCGTTGCCAATTTAGCTGTTTTAGCGCAACCGTTTCTTCCTAAAACAGCGACTAAGCTGTTCGAGATGCTTGATTTTTCTCAGGTGAATTGGGCTGATGCAGGTAGGGCTGATTTGATTGCAGATGGGCATCAACTGAGTGAAGTACAATTATTGTTTGAAAAAATAACTGACGAGCAAGTCGAGTTTCAATTAAACAAATTGGCTGAAGCGAAAATCGCAAATGCAGCTGCAAATGTCAAAACAGAACCCGCTAAAGCAAATATTGCTTTTGAGGACTTTACAAAACTTGATATCCGTGTGGGTACGATCTTGGAAGCAGAGAAAGTAGCCAAAACGAAAAAGTTATTGAAAATAAAAATAGATACAGGTATAGATCAACGTACAGTAGTCTCTGGAATTGCAGAATTCTTCGCTCCAGAAGATATCATCGGTAAACAGGTATCGATACTGGTTAATCTTGAACCTCGAGACATCAAAGGAATCACTTCACAAGGGATGATCTTAATGGCAGAGGATGCGGATGGACGTTTGGATTTTGTCAATCCAACAACAGCCATTAAACCAGGCAGTACCATTAGATAA
- a CDS encoding RrF2 family transcriptional regulator yields MLSKKTKYAIKALMVLGRNYGKDPMQIVKIAEEENIPKKFLEQILLEMRNAGILYSKKGAGGGYSLNKAPEDVYLSQVMRLIDGPIALLPCVSLNFYRSCDECTTEHACGIRDTFVEVRNAMLQILNDTSVASLINKEKQLNLDITEEH; encoded by the coding sequence ATGCTTTCTAAAAAGACAAAATATGCAATTAAAGCCTTAATGGTTTTAGGTAGGAACTACGGAAAAGATCCGATGCAGATCGTAAAAATTGCGGAGGAAGAAAATATTCCGAAGAAATTTTTAGAACAGATATTGTTAGAAATGCGTAATGCAGGAATTTTATATAGCAAGAAAGGCGCAGGCGGTGGATACAGTCTGAATAAAGCACCTGAAGATGTTTATCTATCACAGGTGATGCGGTTGATTGATGGCCCTATTGCTTTATTACCTTGTGTGAGTCTTAATTTTTACCGTTCGTGTGATGAATGTACTACAGAACATGCTTGTGGTATACGGGATACTTTTGTCGAAGTCCGTAATGCGATGCTACAAATACTAAACGATACGAGTGTTGCGAGTTTAATTAATAAAGAAAAACAATTAAACTTAGACATAACAGAAGAGCACTAG
- a CDS encoding TonB-dependent receptor has translation MAKLYWSIVLLCSFMMTNSAQAQTKISGEIVDSKDGGKLGKAAVVLLNAKDSVLVKFVRTKENGDFSFPKIDTGSYRFIVSFPQYVDFVKDIKVGQETIDFGPIKLSKAALLLEEAQVTGRIPVVIKGDTVEYDAGSFKVEKDAKVEDLLKVLPGMTIDANGKITANGKEVKKVLLDGEEFFGDDPTLITKNIRSDMVSKVQVYEKKSDLADRTGVDDGERTQTIDIKLKADSKKGMFGQATAGGGTDNYYGGKVMANRFSGNQKIAVFGISANDGMVGLGFEDGQKYGVGGSGNVEMMDGGGIMISGGDGSDGGFDGNYYGGGVPKALNFGASYSDKTANDKHKINVNYKRNQLNVTNTSTYLAQNNLPDQARIDNSKTNSDNESRVNAANLRYDYKLDSLTDMTVKMGFNKSQRDNFSETFGGQQTIEGDTITQTNARNRVKSDQERFNIDLLLTRRFKKERRSLTVALNTNTNQSDGKTNYFSGTYFKVKDSTATIDQFKRDKNKNTNFGASMTFTEPLSKRLTASLGYSFLNNTSETLNQSFDQDPVTGEYTVLDDRILNDFDFTSIKNGLNTSLNYKDSKLTVNLSNQLDYEDVKRAYNNLGTTLQRNQTSIRPSFSGNYKITKSKSIYFRYSGRTVQPSLTQIEPLKQNSQQLVQYLDNFDLKAGFNNNYSLEFNSYKQLKDQSIYVYLNGSQGIDNISSRVTYYADGRQDIKYVNVDKASWNIYGGTGYRFVLHKKWGLNLNLGANIDYYSQYSYLSIGRTEPQLNQNESLNLSPSIGLNRSKANKMDFYISISPGVENLSSSLQPELSRTSFKMNTFGRATYYLPKDFKISLEGRQNYKSATQTLESINIVNMNGYISKKFFKDKSLEAQLFVNDILNKNSGINRYQSGTSFIQSSNEVLHRYGMLKVIYNFTTMKGGK, from the coding sequence ATGGCCAAACTCTATTGGAGCATAGTACTGCTGTGCTCATTTATGATGACCAATTCAGCGCAAGCACAAACAAAAATATCGGGAGAGATTGTTGATTCGAAGGATGGGGGAAAACTCGGAAAAGCTGCTGTTGTGTTATTAAATGCTAAGGACTCTGTACTAGTAAAGTTTGTGAGAACAAAAGAAAACGGAGATTTTAGCTTTCCAAAAATAGATACTGGATCGTATCGATTTATTGTATCTTTTCCTCAATATGTTGATTTTGTAAAGGACATTAAGGTAGGTCAAGAGACTATTGATTTTGGACCTATTAAATTGTCAAAAGCAGCTTTACTGTTAGAAGAAGCACAAGTAACTGGTCGAATTCCTGTTGTTATTAAAGGAGATACAGTAGAATATGATGCCGGTAGCTTCAAAGTAGAGAAGGATGCAAAAGTGGAAGATCTTTTAAAGGTTCTGCCAGGTATGACCATTGACGCGAATGGAAAAATCACGGCCAATGGAAAAGAAGTGAAAAAAGTTTTATTGGATGGCGAAGAGTTTTTTGGTGATGATCCAACACTCATCACCAAAAATATCCGGTCGGATATGGTCAGTAAAGTGCAGGTATACGAAAAGAAATCAGATTTAGCAGACCGTACAGGTGTCGATGATGGTGAACGGACACAGACTATTGATATCAAACTAAAGGCTGATAGCAAAAAGGGAATGTTTGGACAGGCTACCGCAGGGGGTGGTACCGATAATTATTATGGTGGAAAAGTGATGGCCAATAGATTTAGTGGTAATCAAAAGATTGCTGTATTTGGTATTTCAGCCAATGACGGTATGGTGGGGTTGGGCTTTGAAGATGGTCAGAAATATGGTGTAGGTGGATCTGGTAATGTCGAGATGATGGATGGCGGAGGTATTATGATATCGGGAGGCGATGGTTCAGATGGTGGATTTGATGGTAATTATTACGGAGGTGGAGTACCAAAAGCACTTAATTTTGGAGCTAGTTATTCCGATAAAACAGCCAATGATAAGCATAAGATCAATGTTAACTACAAACGCAATCAACTTAATGTCACGAATACGAGTACTTACCTTGCACAGAATAATCTTCCTGATCAAGCACGTATTGACAATTCCAAAACAAATTCTGATAATGAGAGCCGGGTAAATGCTGCTAATCTGCGCTATGATTATAAATTAGATTCCTTGACCGACATGACTGTGAAGATGGGGTTTAATAAATCACAACGCGATAATTTTTCTGAGACATTTGGTGGACAGCAGACGATAGAGGGGGATACAATCACTCAAACGAACGCTCGAAATAGAGTAAAAAGCGATCAAGAGAGATTCAATATAGATCTTTTGCTCACCCGTCGTTTTAAAAAAGAAAGAAGATCGTTGACTGTAGCTCTAAATACAAATACTAATCAAAGCGATGGTAAAACAAATTATTTTTCAGGAACCTATTTTAAGGTGAAAGATAGTACGGCTACAATTGATCAATTTAAGCGTGATAAAAATAAAAATACCAACTTTGGGGCATCGATGACGTTTACCGAACCTTTGTCTAAAAGGTTAACTGCTTCTCTCGGATATTCATTCCTTAACAATACATCAGAAACCTTAAATCAATCTTTTGATCAAGACCCCGTCACTGGTGAATATACGGTATTAGATGATCGCATCCTTAATGATTTTGATTTTACGAGTATAAAAAATGGATTGAATACTTCTCTTAATTATAAGGATAGTAAGCTGACCGTTAATTTGAGTAATCAATTGGATTATGAGGATGTGAAGCGAGCATATAATAATTTGGGGACCACACTTCAACGTAATCAAACGTCTATTCGACCAAGTTTTTCTGGAAATTATAAAATAACCAAAAGCAAAAGCATTTATTTTAGGTATTCGGGTAGAACGGTACAACCCTCACTTACGCAGATTGAGCCATTAAAACAAAACTCACAGCAATTGGTACAGTATTTAGATAATTTTGATTTAAAAGCCGGCTTTAATAATAATTACTCTTTAGAATTTAATTCTTATAAGCAGCTTAAAGATCAAAGTATCTATGTGTATTTAAATGGTTCACAAGGGATCGACAATATATCGAGTCGGGTGACCTATTATGCAGATGGTAGGCAGGATATCAAATATGTTAATGTTGATAAGGCGAGCTGGAATATATACGGGGGTACAGGATATCGATTTGTCCTGCATAAAAAATGGGGATTAAATTTGAATCTTGGGGCTAACATTGATTATTATAGTCAGTACAGCTATTTATCAATCGGTAGAACAGAGCCTCAGCTAAATCAAAATGAAAGTTTGAATCTCTCTCCTAGCATAGGGCTTAATCGTTCTAAAGCTAATAAAATGGATTTTTATATATCAATTAGTCCAGGGGTTGAAAATCTAAGCTCTTCTTTACAGCCGGAATTAAGTAGAACATCTTTCAAAATGAATACGTTTGGTAGAGCAACATATTATCTACCAAAGGATTTTAAAATATCATTGGAGGGGCGTCAAAATTATAAGAGCGCAACCCAAACCTTGGAATCGATCAATATTGTCAATATGAATGGTTATATATCTAAAAAGTTCTTTAAAGATAAATCATTAGAAGCACAACTTTTTGTCAACGATATCTTAAATAAGAATAGTGGTATCAATCGGTATCAAAGTGGGACATCCTTTATTCAGTCCAGCAATGAAGTGTTGCATCGCTATGGCATGTTGAAAGTGATTTATAATTTTACAACTATGAAAGGAGGAAAATAA
- a CDS encoding LD-carboxypeptidase: MTKIPEFLKAGDKVAIVCPASFIRGNIDVAVKILESWGLEVLVGKTVTAAYHQFAGDDRQRAEDLQWALDDQSIKAVFAARGGYGSVRIIDRLDFSRFKKQPKWIVGFSDITVLHSHIQGQFSIPTIHGQMPKSFEAGTAASLETLKAALFGDAVDYSYQQEEFPNRAGEAEGILIGGNLAILLSVLASESDVNYDDKILFIEDVGETFYSVDRMLWALKRAGKFKKLKGLIVGGFSGMKDADPSFGQSVSEIVMDKVREADFPIAFAYPAGHIDDNHALVFGKKVKLKTTKNKVSLTYID, encoded by the coding sequence ATGACGAAAATACCTGAATTTCTTAAAGCAGGCGATAAAGTCGCAATTGTCTGTCCTGCAAGTTTTATTCGAGGAAATATAGATGTAGCTGTTAAAATATTAGAATCTTGGGGTCTGGAGGTGCTTGTGGGCAAGACTGTCACCGCGGCGTACCATCAATTTGCTGGAGATGACCGTCAAAGGGCTGAAGATCTGCAATGGGCTTTAGATGATCAATCGATCAAAGCTGTTTTTGCAGCACGCGGTGGATATGGCAGTGTGCGCATTATCGATCGGCTTGACTTTTCGAGGTTTAAAAAACAGCCCAAATGGATTGTTGGGTTTAGTGATATCACGGTACTTCACAGTCATATCCAAGGTCAATTTTCTATTCCGACCATTCATGGACAGATGCCCAAATCCTTTGAAGCTGGTACTGCCGCTTCTTTGGAAACACTGAAAGCTGCACTTTTTGGAGATGCGGTCGACTATTCATATCAGCAAGAAGAATTCCCTAATCGAGCAGGAGAGGCTGAAGGTATCCTTATTGGAGGAAATTTAGCTATTCTTCTATCTGTGTTAGCATCTGAGTCAGATGTCAATTACGATGATAAGATCTTATTCATTGAAGATGTAGGTGAGACTTTCTATAGTGTAGATCGGATGTTATGGGCGCTGAAGCGTGCTGGTAAATTTAAAAAATTGAAGGGTTTGATCGTAGGTGGTTTTTCCGGGATGAAAGATGCTGATCCTTCATTTGGACAATCTGTATCTGAAATTGTGATGGATAAAGTAAGGGAAGCAGATTTTCCTATTGCATTTGCTTATCCTGCAGGTCATATTGATGACAATCATGCATTAGTTTTTGGGAAGAAGGTCAAATTAAAGACAACAAAAAACAAGGTTTCATTAACATATATCGATTAA
- a CDS encoding DoxX family protein → MAIFQTLGKYKDFGLLIMRVGLGVMMIVHGFPKMMGGVETWTKLGGSMGVLGIHFLPVFWGFMAAITEGVGGLFLLIGLWTRPTLLFLAFTMIVAALFHLGKGDGIKGASHAIELCCVFLGLLFIGPGKYSVDKK, encoded by the coding sequence ATGGCCATATTTCAAACTTTAGGAAAATACAAAGATTTCGGTTTATTGATCATGCGTGTTGGACTGGGCGTGATGATGATTGTTCATGGATTTCCAAAGATGATGGGGGGAGTGGAGACATGGACGAAGTTGGGCGGTTCTATGGGAGTTTTAGGCATCCATTTTTTACCTGTTTTCTGGGGATTTATGGCGGCCATCACTGAAGGAGTCGGTGGACTATTTCTATTGATAGGACTTTGGACGAGACCGACTTTACTTTTTCTCGCATTTACCATGATTGTTGCCGCGCTTTTTCATCTTGGTAAAGGAGATGGAATTAAAGGGGCATCCCATGCGATTGAATTATGCTGTGTGTTTTTAGGACTCTTATTTATCGGTCCAGGTAAATACTCTGTCGATAAAAAATAA
- a CDS encoding family 20 glycosylhydrolase, whose protein sequence is MNIQPYKKSIWLSTTMALLTANLFAQSPSNIENKISVRWEVPTGKSLKKNPTSKLIIQNNDSQQLALKDWSLWFNFIRGIDAKSVDSRFKLSHRNGDLFQIEFAKSNLTLKPKDTIEINFATLGGLINYTDGPIGLYISYDDKGTYADIKKYDAQKNTFTQEQQRTYLEQKFASNALLANGKQQDILPLPAKITVDRTKSLKLTNTISISNDPEFNNETALFIQFLQEQTAVKGQKSPNREAQIKIVKETGFADEAYALNIDSKGIEIKASTATGVFYGLQSLKSLLPAVDWNSKNKTLNFPYAQVKDQPRFPYRGFMLDVARNFHSKAEVLRILDAMAQYKLNKFHFHFIDDEGWRLEIPGLPELTEIGSVRSANYKDGNAIQPAYGSGAATKEKQYLSTQDYMDILKYAAARHIDVIPEIETPGHARAAIKSMEARYHKLKKAGDLKAAEEYVLHDPEDKSIYNSAQNWNDNVLNPALPSSYHFLSKVIDEIKKMHDQAGVPLKVIDLGGDETPAGAWEKSHKIEAFMRENNISSVHDVWPYYINRINELCHSKGLIMSGWEEMGMKNFGKGMDVNPALADHSINLNVWNNLIGGGQEDLAYRLANAGYKVVFTSAYNNYMDMTWDHNFAEPGHSWVGLVDINKTYSFAPENYYINLVKDNSGNDLPKDFAKNKVHLTEKGKANFLGVKAALWSEKINNDIRLEEMIFPRLLAVADRGWAPEQSWENGENFDSQTYQKGYAAFMQKLGNDELKKLDKLNKGYHYRIPAVGVKLENGKLVANTDYPGFKIYYTEDNTEPTLKSKEYKGAIPLNNKSTYKFRTITQNGGLGIVSTY, encoded by the coding sequence ATGAACATTCAACCATATAAAAAGTCCATTTGGCTGTCCACCACAATGGCTTTGCTGACTGCAAATCTATTTGCACAGTCACCATCAAATATTGAAAATAAAATTTCAGTGCGCTGGGAAGTTCCGACAGGAAAAAGCCTAAAAAAGAATCCAACCTCTAAATTGATCATACAAAATAATGACAGCCAGCAACTGGCGCTCAAAGATTGGTCGCTATGGTTTAATTTTATCCGTGGAATAGATGCCAAATCTGTTGACTCCCGATTTAAATTATCTCATCGTAATGGAGATCTTTTCCAGATCGAGTTTGCGAAAAGCAACCTCACCTTAAAACCGAAAGATACCATCGAAATCAATTTTGCGACACTAGGTGGCTTGATCAATTATACGGATGGTCCTATTGGTCTTTACATTAGCTATGACGACAAAGGGACTTATGCGGACATCAAAAAATATGATGCACAAAAAAACACATTTACACAGGAACAACAAAGAACTTACTTAGAACAGAAGTTTGCCAGTAATGCACTCCTTGCAAACGGTAAACAACAAGATATCTTACCCTTACCCGCAAAAATTACTGTTGACAGAACAAAATCTTTAAAACTGACCAATACGATTTCCATCAGTAATGATCCCGAATTTAATAATGAAACCGCATTATTCATTCAATTCCTGCAAGAACAAACGGCTGTAAAAGGTCAAAAGTCTCCAAACAGAGAAGCACAAATTAAAATCGTCAAGGAAACAGGATTTGCTGATGAAGCTTATGCTTTAAACATTGATAGCAAAGGAATCGAGATTAAAGCAAGTACTGCAACAGGAGTTTTCTATGGCTTGCAATCCTTAAAATCTTTGCTTCCTGCTGTAGATTGGAACAGCAAGAACAAAACATTAAATTTCCCGTATGCCCAGGTAAAAGATCAACCTCGTTTCCCATACCGTGGTTTTATGCTGGACGTCGCCCGTAATTTCCATAGCAAAGCGGAGGTACTCCGTATCCTGGATGCGATGGCCCAATACAAACTCAATAAATTTCACTTTCATTTTATCGATGATGAAGGCTGGCGTTTAGAAATACCGGGACTACCTGAATTGACTGAGATAGGGAGTGTACGATCTGCCAACTATAAAGACGGAAATGCGATACAACCTGCCTATGGATCGGGCGCTGCAACTAAAGAGAAACAATACCTCAGCACGCAAGACTATATGGATATTTTGAAATATGCGGCCGCTAGACATATTGATGTGATCCCTGAAATTGAAACTCCAGGGCATGCACGTGCTGCGATAAAATCAATGGAAGCGCGATACCATAAACTAAAGAAAGCTGGAGATTTAAAAGCTGCTGAAGAATATGTGTTACATGACCCAGAAGACAAGTCGATTTATAACTCAGCACAGAACTGGAATGACAATGTATTAAATCCGGCCTTACCTTCGTCATACCATTTTTTAAGTAAAGTCATCGATGAGATAAAAAAAATGCATGATCAAGCAGGTGTACCTTTAAAAGTGATCGATCTAGGTGGTGATGAAACTCCTGCTGGTGCATGGGAAAAGTCTCATAAAATCGAAGCTTTTATGAGAGAAAATAATATCTCTTCTGTACATGATGTGTGGCCATATTACATCAACCGTATTAATGAATTGTGCCACTCCAAGGGTTTGATTATGTCGGGTTGGGAAGAAATGGGGATGAAAAATTTCGGAAAAGGAATGGATGTAAATCCTGCACTTGCAGATCATAGTATCAACTTAAATGTTTGGAACAACCTGATTGGTGGTGGACAGGAAGATTTGGCTTATCGCTTGGCAAATGCGGGCTACAAAGTTGTCTTTACTTCTGCTTATAACAACTATATGGATATGACCTGGGATCATAACTTTGCTGAACCTGGACACAGCTGGGTAGGCTTGGTTGACATCAATAAAACATACTCTTTTGCTCCGGAAAATTACTACATCAACCTTGTTAAAGACAATTCAGGAAATGATTTACCGAAAGATTTTGCAAAAAACAAAGTGCATCTGACTGAAAAAGGTAAAGCAAATTTCTTAGGTGTCAAAGCTGCTCTTTGGTCTGAAAAAATCAATAATGATATCCGTCTTGAGGAAATGATCTTTCCACGTTTATTGGCTGTTGCCGATCGTGGATGGGCTCCTGAACAAAGCTGGGAGAATGGCGAAAATTTTGACAGTCAGACTTATCAAAAAGGTTATGCTGCCTTTATGCAGAAGTTAGGAAACGATGAATTGAAGAAATTGGACAAATTAAATAAGGGCTATCATTACCGAATTCCTGCTGTTGGAGTTAAACTGGAAAATGGAAAATTGGTAGCAAATACCGATTACCCCGGTTTCAAAATTTATTATACAGAAGATAATACTGAGCCGACTTTAAAATCAAAAGAATACAAAGGCGCGATTCCTCTTAACAATAAATCAACCTACAAGTTCAGAACAATCACACAAAACGGTGGTCTGGGTATTGTATCCACCTATTAA